A part of Terriglobus roseus genomic DNA contains:
- a CDS encoding sulfite oxidase heme-binding subunit YedZ → MSNRTIRILKVLLFLAALVPVAGIVWQFQTNNLGADPVNTLTHETGDWTVYMLLASLAVTPLRRLSPKLAWLIRFRRMLGLWAFFWATLHLLTYVLLFSGFDLPGAFTALRAGDLHTVVEDWKAVWPTMVEDIQKRRFIQVGMLAYVILLALAVTSPQWVLRKMGGKSWQTLHRTVYGAAVLGIIHYWWLVKKGNHAPMKDTVVLALLLLARPATKWLQDRVAARRKMNAATA, encoded by the coding sequence ATGTCCAATCGCACGATTCGCATTCTGAAAGTTCTTCTGTTTCTCGCGGCGCTGGTACCAGTGGCGGGAATCGTCTGGCAGTTCCAGACGAACAATCTTGGCGCCGATCCGGTGAATACGCTCACGCATGAGACGGGCGACTGGACCGTCTACATGCTGCTGGCGTCACTGGCCGTGACGCCATTGCGCAGACTTTCGCCAAAGCTTGCGTGGCTGATTCGTTTCCGCCGGATGCTGGGACTATGGGCGTTCTTCTGGGCGACTCTGCATCTGCTGACCTACGTGCTGCTGTTCTCCGGGTTTGATCTGCCCGGTGCATTCACTGCTCTACGTGCGGGCGACCTTCATACCGTGGTTGAGGACTGGAAGGCCGTGTGGCCGACCATGGTGGAAGACATTCAGAAGCGTCGCTTCATCCAGGTGGGCATGCTGGCATACGTGATCCTGCTGGCGCTTGCGGTGACGTCGCCGCAGTGGGTGTTACGCAAGATGGGCGGCAAGTCGTGGCAAACGCTGCACCGCACCGTGTATGGCGCTGCGGTGCTTGGCATCATTCACTACTGGTGGTTAGTGAAGAAGGGCAATCACGCGCCGATGAAGGACACCGTTGTGCTAGCGCTACTGCTGTTGGCTCGCCCCGCGACGAAGTGGCTGCAGGATCGCGTGGCTGCTCGGCGAAAGATGAACGCAGCAACAGCATAA
- a CDS encoding Ku protein — protein MARPYWSGTIQISLVQFAVKFFVATEAKSQIRFHQVSRSTGERVRHQKVLESTIENGGEEMSEQSATVGKDDIVKGYEYAKGKYILIEPSEIANLRVPSKHTIAVDQFVDESEIDPAFFEKPYFVAPDGEAQAEAFAVVREAMQKAGKVALGKIAFGGREHIVALMASKDDEGRGLMAYTMRYAEELRNPKEYFSDIPKVKVEEDQLELAEQLIKKKTAKFNPDKYKDGYEVALKELVDAKLHDEPIPVDEPQPKRAKVVNLMDALRSSLSGKPTDEGEDTPPPGKKSTKKEPAKKRSNVAEMPKREQASEPQRKKASASAKPAKTARRRSA, from the coding sequence ATGGCGCGTCCTTACTGGTCAGGAACCATACAAATTTCGCTGGTGCAGTTTGCGGTGAAGTTCTTCGTCGCCACTGAAGCAAAGAGCCAGATTCGTTTTCACCAGGTAAGTCGCTCCACCGGCGAACGCGTGCGCCATCAGAAGGTGCTGGAGTCCACCATAGAAAACGGCGGCGAGGAGATGTCCGAACAGTCCGCCACCGTGGGCAAGGATGACATCGTCAAAGGCTACGAATACGCCAAGGGCAAATACATCCTGATCGAGCCCAGTGAAATTGCCAACCTGCGCGTGCCTTCGAAACACACCATTGCAGTGGACCAGTTCGTGGACGAAAGCGAAATTGATCCGGCTTTCTTCGAAAAGCCGTACTTTGTAGCACCCGACGGTGAAGCGCAAGCAGAAGCCTTTGCCGTGGTGCGCGAAGCCATGCAGAAGGCGGGTAAAGTCGCTCTGGGCAAGATCGCATTCGGCGGTCGTGAACACATCGTCGCACTCATGGCCAGTAAGGATGACGAAGGCCGTGGTCTCATGGCCTACACGATGCGTTACGCGGAAGAATTACGCAATCCGAAGGAATACTTCTCTGACATTCCGAAGGTGAAAGTCGAAGAGGATCAACTTGAACTCGCAGAGCAGTTGATCAAAAAGAAGACTGCAAAGTTCAATCCCGATAAGTACAAAGACGGCTACGAAGTTGCGTTGAAGGAACTCGTCGATGCCAAACTGCATGACGAGCCCATTCCTGTAGATGAGCCGCAACCGAAGCGTGCGAAGGTCGTCAATCTGATGGACGCTCTGCGCAGTTCCCTCTCTGGCAAACCTACCGACGAAGGCGAAGATACGCCGCCCCCAGGCAAAAAGAGCACGAAGAAGGAGCCAGCAAAGAAGCGCTCCAACGTCGCGGAAATGCCGAAGCGCGAACAAGCATCCGAGCCGCAACGCAAAAAAGCTTCGGCCAGCGCGAAACCGGCAAAAACAGCGCGGCGCAGGTCGGCTTAG
- a CDS encoding PIG-L deacetylase family protein, translated as MPKRLMCVIAHPDDECFAFGGALALAADAGWETYVICLTDGQAATNRGDSNDGSDLGRMRRDEFARSCDVLGVTKHELLDYHDGKLETVPMIDAAKRLVERMRTWKPHVVLTFGLDGSLNVHADHTAVCAFASAAFHWSARSKRFPELGLEPWVAQRLYHQSTDFTLPDREPQQPMPWTVELDVSSVKQRKYEAFEQHTSQLPVLDKVRPFWEKHGHRELYTLAAANDPQAATITHSLIEGIEAE; from the coding sequence ATGCCAAAGCGCCTGATGTGCGTGATCGCACACCCAGACGATGAATGCTTCGCCTTTGGAGGAGCCTTGGCGCTCGCAGCAGATGCGGGTTGGGAAACCTACGTGATCTGTCTCACAGACGGGCAAGCTGCGACGAATCGCGGCGACTCCAATGACGGCTCAGACCTCGGCCGTATGCGCCGCGACGAATTCGCGCGCAGTTGCGATGTTCTTGGTGTAACCAAGCACGAACTGTTGGACTATCACGACGGCAAACTTGAGACCGTCCCCATGATCGACGCAGCGAAGCGCCTTGTCGAACGCATGCGCACGTGGAAGCCGCACGTCGTACTTACCTTCGGTCTTGATGGTTCGTTGAACGTTCATGCAGACCACACCGCCGTCTGCGCGTTCGCCTCTGCTGCATTCCATTGGTCAGCGCGCTCCAAACGCTTCCCGGAACTCGGCCTGGAACCGTGGGTAGCGCAGCGCCTCTATCACCAGAGCACGGACTTCACCCTTCCCGACCGCGAACCGCAGCAGCCCATGCCATGGACGGTGGAGCTTGATGTCTCATCCGTAAAGCAGCGGAAGTACGAAGCCTTTGAGCAGCACACCTCGCAACTCCCCGTGCTGGATAAAGTGCGCCCCTTCTGGGAGAAACATGGCCATCGCGAGCTTTATACTCTGGCCGCCGCAAACGACCCGCAAGCTGCAACCATCACACATAGTTTGATCGAAGGCATCGAAGCCGAGTAA
- a CDS encoding 2-keto-4-pentenoate hydratase codes for MAISAAREAVLQQAADHLLTARRTATPIHSLPEAVAPTTEEESFAIQDILALAYAPIGGWKVGAQSPEGVPFFCPLPAAWMGANGAVFRGMTHRLRGIEAEIAFRVGTALPPRATPYTREEVIVAMDGAYPAIEVLESSYVNPLAMPREHMLADLAIHGGFVAGPRIPDWQEIDWSQEHVVVTTDGVVRIENTGSNPGGTDLVRLLVYLANEGSTRTGGLKAGDWITTGSWTGVTWTSEGTEVVARFNNAGAVSLQFERTTH; via the coding sequence ATGGCAATTTCGGCAGCGCGTGAGGCTGTGTTACAGCAGGCAGCGGACCATCTCCTGACGGCAAGGCGCACAGCCACCCCCATCCACTCCCTTCCAGAGGCCGTGGCCCCTACAACCGAGGAAGAATCCTTCGCTATTCAGGACATCCTGGCCCTGGCCTACGCCCCCATCGGTGGCTGGAAGGTGGGAGCCCAATCGCCCGAAGGTGTCCCATTCTTTTGCCCGTTACCTGCGGCGTGGATGGGCGCAAACGGCGCGGTCTTTCGTGGCATGACGCATCGTCTCCGCGGCATTGAGGCTGAGATCGCCTTCCGCGTGGGCACCGCGCTGCCGCCGCGCGCTACGCCTTACACACGGGAAGAGGTAATCGTCGCCATGGACGGCGCCTATCCCGCCATTGAAGTTCTGGAATCCTCTTACGTTAACCCGCTCGCCATGCCACGCGAACACATGCTGGCCGATCTGGCCATCCACGGCGGATTCGTTGCCGGTCCACGCATTCCCGATTGGCAGGAGATTGACTGGTCGCAGGAACACGTCGTCGTCACCACAGACGGGGTGGTACGCATTGAAAATACCGGTTCTAACCCCGGTGGAACGGACCTGGTCCGTCTGCTGGTCTATTTGGCCAACGAAGGATCGACGCGCACCGGAGGCCTGAAAGCTGGCGACTGGATCACCACGGGTAGTTGGACCGGAGTCACCTGGACTTCAGAGGGAACCGAGGTGGTCGCCCGCTTCAACAATGCAGGTGCTGTAAGCCTGCAGTTTGAACGCACAACGCACTAG
- the msrP gene encoding protein-methionine-sulfoxide reductase catalytic subunit MsrP, whose amino-acid sequence MLIGKAPEFKSSDITPREKFLNRRNLIFGGLAAAGVAYEWHKKMPPLYTPSVEASSKLATVPGTFPPVSDPVTPQGKATSYNNFYEFGTDKADPKANAGKMHVRPWTIKIEGLCNNPKTVDIDALLKFKPLEDRTYRFRCVEAWSMIVPWVGYPLAELIKFADPKPQAKFVEFTSLADRSQMELPGGFDWPYKEGLRIDEAMNPLALLTFGSYGQTLENQQGAPVRVIVPWKYGFKSAKSIVKIRFTDKQPTTTWNDMASNEYGFYSNVNPGHSHPRWSQAHERRIDASVFPKTIATLPFNGYANEVASLYNGMDLNRYF is encoded by the coding sequence ATGCTGATTGGCAAAGCGCCGGAATTCAAGTCGTCTGACATTACGCCGCGCGAGAAATTCCTCAATCGCCGCAATCTTATCTTTGGCGGATTGGCCGCGGCAGGCGTGGCGTATGAATGGCATAAGAAAATGCCGCCGCTGTACACGCCTTCGGTTGAGGCGTCGAGCAAGCTGGCGACTGTGCCGGGCACGTTCCCGCCGGTGAGCGATCCTGTAACTCCACAGGGCAAGGCTACGAGCTACAACAACTTCTATGAGTTCGGCACGGATAAGGCTGATCCTAAAGCCAACGCAGGCAAGATGCACGTGCGTCCATGGACGATCAAGATTGAAGGTTTGTGCAACAACCCGAAGACTGTCGACATTGATGCGCTACTGAAATTCAAGCCGTTGGAGGATCGCACGTATCGGTTTCGCTGCGTGGAAGCGTGGAGCATGATCGTTCCGTGGGTTGGCTATCCGCTGGCGGAGTTGATTAAGTTTGCTGATCCCAAGCCTCAGGCAAAGTTTGTGGAGTTCACCTCACTGGCGGACCGTTCCCAGATGGAACTGCCTGGTGGTTTCGATTGGCCGTACAAGGAAGGTTTGCGGATCGACGAGGCGATGAATCCGTTGGCATTGCTGACGTTTGGTTCCTATGGGCAGACGCTGGAGAATCAGCAGGGTGCGCCTGTGCGTGTCATCGTGCCGTGGAAGTACGGATTCAAGTCGGCGAAGTCGATTGTGAAGATTCGTTTCACCGACAAGCAGCCAACCACCACGTGGAACGATATGGCTTCGAATGAGTACGGGTTCTACTCCAATGTGAATCCGGGCCACAGCCATCCACGATGGAGTCAGGCGCATGAACGACGTATCGATGCCAGTGTCTTCCCCAAGACGATTGCGACACTGCCCTTCAATGGTTATGCGAATGAAGTGGCCAGTCTGTATAACGGGATGGATCTGAACCGGTACTTCTGA